AAGCCAACGCGTGCCGCTGATGCACGGCGATATTGTGGTCTGGGGCGGCGTGGACCGTTTGCGTTATCACGGCGTATTGCCGATCAAGGAGGGTTATCACCCTCAGCTGGGCGAACAACGGATCAACTTCACCTTTCGTACCGCTGGATGAAACCGTTGAATTCGACCGCAAGACCCGGAGTGTGGCGTCTCTGCCGGCTGGTTAATCTGCATGAAACGGGTCAACGGACATGAAGCCATGACAACTCATTCGAAAAATATCGCCACCGAAAACGATCCTCGCTGGGCCGCCGTGGTCGCACGCGATCCCCGCGCCGACGGGCATTTTGTGTATGCGGTGAAAACCACTGGCATCTACTGCCGCCCCAGCAGCCTGGCACGCTTGCCGAAACCGCAGAATGTAGAATTCTTCGACACCGCCGAGCAAGCTCAGGCGGCAGGTTATCGTCCCAGCAAACGGGCCGCGAAGGATCAAAGCGACGTCGCCGCACAGCACGCCACGACCGTGGCCGCCGCATGCCGTCACATTGAATCCGCCGAGACGTTGCCGGCGCTGAATGAACTGGCGGACGCCGCTGGCCTAAGCAGTTTCCACTTCCATCGCGTGTTCAAGGCCATTACCGGCCTGACGCCCAAGGGCTACGCCACCGCCCATCGCTCACGCAAGGTTCGCGAGCGTCTGGCGGACGGCGGCACGGTCACCGACGCGCTGTATGACGCCGGATTCAACTCCAACAGCCGATTCTATGAGGCCGCGGATCAAGTGCTGGGCATGACGCCTAGCGATTACCGTGCGGCCGGACAAAACAACGACATTCATTTTGCCGTCGGCCAGTGTTCTCTGGGAGCGATTCTGGTGGCGCAAAGTGAGCGCGGTGTCTGCGCGATTCTGTTGGGGGACGACCCGCATCAATTGGTCTGTGATCTGCAGGACAAGTTTCGCCGCGCCAACCTGATTGGCGCCGATCATGAGTTCGAGCAGTTGATCGCTAAAGTGGTGGGTTTTATCGAAGCCCCGGCGCTCGGCCTGGACTTGCCGCTGGACGTACGTGGCACGGCATTTCAGGAACGGGTGTGGCAAGCGCTGCGGGACATTCCTCTCGGCAGCACCGCCAGTTATGCCGATATCGCCCAGCGCATCGGCGCACCGAAAGCCGTGCGCGCCGTGGCCCAGGCCTGTGGCGCAAACAGCCTGGCGGTGGCAATCCCTTGCCATCGCGTGGTGCGCAGCGACGGCAACCTGTCGGGCTATCGCTGGGGCGTGGAGCGCAAGCGTCAGTTGCTGGAGCGAGAAAACGCGGCTGAATCCTGAATGCCGATATAGACCGCCACGGACTCCGGACCAGTGTAGACCTCGAAGTCCGTGGCGAACTTGCGGCGAACCTGCGGGTTATCCTCGAAGTAAGCCCAGACCAGGCCCCACGTCTGAATGACGCTGTCGGGCATCGGTCCTTTGGCGCTGAACACCAGGTAATCGCCGCCCTCAACCTGAATCTGCGCAAAGTTTTCGGAGGACGCGGTAACCGCCGCACCCGCGGTCACATCGAACTGGCCCGAAGCATCGGACTCGTAGTTGGAATAGACGCCGTACATAAACGAATCCGGCTGTTTGTGGGCGATCTTGTCGAAAACGTCCTCAACGAAAAATCGTTCCCACATAGGGCCGATACGCGCGGTATCTGGCTGCTGCTCTGCGACATTGAGGGTTCGCACCTGCAAACCCGAGACGCTAAAGGGCAGCACTTCACGTAGCTTTACATCCATTGTCGCTATTTCCTTGTTTCTACAGTTTGTCTGTTTGATTGGCGTCAAGACGATCAACGATTGACGTCGACCACCACCCGGCCGCGCAACTGGCCGGCAAGCAGGCGCTGCGCCGCGTCGATGGCTTCACTCAAGCCGATTTCGTGACTGATCAGCGGCAGCAAGGCGAAGTCCAGATCCTTGGCCAGGCGATTCCAGGCCAGTATCCGCTTGGCTTTGGGCTGGGTCACGCTGTTGATGCCGGCCAGAGTCACACCGCGCAAAATGAACGGCGCGACGGAGGCCGGGAAGTCCATGCCTTGTGCCAGACCGCAGGCGGCGACGGTGCCGTTGGCCCGAGTGCTTGCGCAAGCGTTGGCCAGCGTGTGGCTGCCGACCGAGTCGATCACCGCCGCCCAACGCTCCTTGGCCAACGGTTTGCCCGGCTCCGACAACGTGGCGCGATCGATGATTTCGCTGGCGCCCAATTGCTTGAGATATTCGTGCTCAGAGGTGCGGCCAGTGGACGCCACCACGCTATAGCCGAGCTTGCTCAGCAGCGCGACGGCGAAACTGCCTACGCCACCATTGGCGCCCGTCACCAGCACTTCGCCTTGACCGGGATTCACGCCGTTGTGCTCCAGCGCCAGGATGCTCAGCATCGCCGTGTAACCGGCCGTGCCGATGGCCATTGCTTGCGCGGCGGTGAATGCTTTGGGCAGCGGGATCAGCCAGTCGCCATTCAGGCGAGCTTTCTGCGCCAATCCGCCCCAGTGTCCTTCGCCCGCCCCCCAGCCATTGAGCAGGACTTGATCACCAACCTTGTAGTCCGGATGACCGCTGACTTCGACAGTGCCCGCCAGATCGATCCCCGGCACCATCGGGAATTTGCGCACCACCGGGCTGCTGCCAGTGATCGCCAGGCCATCCTTGAAGTTCAACGTGCTGTATGCCACACGCACGGTTACATCGCCTTCAGGCAACTGATCGTCGTTGATCTCTTGCAGAGTGGCCCGGTAACCGCTGTCATCCTTGTCGATCAAAATGCCTTTGAACATCACTGCCTCCCGATGGAATCGCTCAGTTGTCGTGCTGTTGAAATAGCACATGAAAACACATCGCCGCAGCCGACTTTAAGCCAATCCTCGAACTCGACTGGCCTTGGGTCAGTCATTACTGATACAAATTCGCTTCTACCGACGTCGGAGAACACTGCACATGAATCAATGGCCAGACACCCGCATGCTTGACCTGCTCGGGATCGAACTGCCGATTATCCAGGCCCCCATGGCCGGCGCGACGACTTCGGCCATGGTGATTGCGGTGAGCAACGCTGGCGGCCTGGGCTCAATGCCCGCCGCGATGCTGAGCATCGAGCAGTTGCGCGAGGAGCTGAAGACGATTCGCCAACACACCCAGCGCCCGTTCAGCGTCAATTTTTTCTGCCATCAACCTCCGCCACCCGATGAGCAGCGCGCCCGGGACTGGAAGAACCTGCTGGAACCGTACTATCGGGAATTGGGGGTCGATTTCGATGCACCAACGCCGGTATCCAATCGCGCGCCGTTCGATAATGCGGCCTGCGAAGTGCTCGAAGAGTTTCGTCCTGAAGTCGTGAGTTTTCACTTCGGCTTGCCGGAAAAGTCGCTGCTGGATCGGGTAAAAGCCACTGGGGCGAAAATTCTCTCTTCGGCGACTACGGTCGAAGAAGCCATCTGGCTGGAGCAGCATGGTTGCGACGCAATCATTGCCATGGGTTACGAGGCTGGCGGTCATCGAGGGATGTTCCTCAGTGATGACCTGAGCAGCCAGGTGGGGACTTTCGCGCTAGTGCCACAAATCGTCGATGCGGTGAACGTGCCAGTGATAGCGGCGGGCGGAATTGGCGATGCGCGGGGCGTCGCGGCGGCTTTTCTGCTGGGCGCTTCGGCGGTTCAGGTGGGTACGGCTTATTTGTTCACGCCGGAGGCCAAGGTCAGCGCTTCTCACCGCAAGGCGTTGCGTACGGCCAAGGAAAGCGAGACGGCGGTCACCAACATTTTCACCGGGCGTCCGGCACGCGGGATTCTCAATCGGGTGATGCGTGAGCTGGGACCGATGAGCGCCAAAGCGCCGGCCTTCCCTTTGGCGGGCGGTGCGCTGATGCCATTGCGGGCCAAAGGGGAAGCGGATTTCAGCAGCCTTTGGGCCGGGCAGGCGTTTACGCTGGGCGTTGAAATGACGTCGGCAGAGCTGACCCGGCGTTTGGCCGAGGAAGGACTAGCGAAGTTGGTCCGTCAGCAGGAAAGGTCCCTGTAGCAGCCTGCGGCAGCTGCTACAGGGGCGCGCATGATTCAATGTGTGCATCCCATTCATTCCGTTTACAGGCGATTCGCTATATATTCCGCTATATAGCGTTTTATCTCGCCTGCCACGGAGCCGTTTCATGATCATTCGTGCCTCACGTTTTGCCCCCGCGTGCCTGTTCACCGTGTTTGCTTTCGGGTCCGCCCAGGCTGATGAAGTCCAGGTTGCTGTTGCTGCCAACTTCACTGCGCCAATCCAGGCCATCGCGGCCGATTTCGAGAAAGACACAGGGCACAAACTGGTCACCTCCTTTGGTGCCACCGGCCAGTTCTATACCCAAATCAAGAACGGCGCTCCGTTCGAAGTGTTCCTCTCGGCAGACGACGCCACCCCGCAAAAACTCGAGGCCGAAGGCGACACGGTCAAAGGCTCGCGCTTCACTTACGCCATCGGCACCCTGGCACTGTGGTCGACCAAGGACGGTTACGTCGACGCCAAGGGCAAAGTGCTGAGCGACAATCAATATCAGCATCTGTCCATCGCCAACCCGAAAGCCGCCCCGTATGGCCTGGCCGCCACTCAGGTGCTCGCCAGGCAGGGCCTGACCGACAAAGTCAAAGACAAGATCGTCGAAGGCCAGAACATCACCCAGGCCTACCAGTTCGTTTCCACTGGTAATGCCGAACTCGGTTTTGTGGCCTTGTCGCAGATCTACAAAGACGGCAAAGTCACCAGCGGTTCGGCCTGGATAGTCCCGGCCGACATGCACGATCCGATCAAACAAGACGCGGTGATCCTCAATAAAGGCAAGGACAACCCGGCCGCCAAGGCGCTGGTTGACTACCTCAAAGGTCCGAAAGCCGCCGCCGTCATCAAATCCTACGGTTACCAACTCTAAATGACGCTATCGAGTGCCGATTATTCCGCCATTTGGCTGACCCTGAAACTGGCGTCCCTGACGACCATGATCCTATTAGTCATCGGCACTCCAATTGCGTTATGGCTGTCGCGCACCCGTTCCTGGCTGCGCGGCCCGATCGGGGCGATCGTCGCCCTGCCCTTGGTGCTGCCGCCCACGGTGATTGGCTTTTACTTGTTGTTGGCACTCGGCCCGAACGGCTGGATCGGTCAGTTCACCCAATCGCTGGGGCTTGGCACCCTGACCTTCAGTTTTGCGGGGCTGGTGATCGGCTCGGTGCTGTATTCGATGCCGTTCGTGGTCCAACCACTGCAAAATGCTTTTTCCGCCATCGGCACTCGCCCACTGGAAGTGGCTGCCACCTTGCGCGCCAATCCCTTGGACACGTTTTTCAGCGTGATTGTGCCGCTGGCCCGCCCCGGCTTCATCACCGCAGCCATTCTCGGTTTCGCCCACACCGTCGGCGAATTCGGTGTGGTATTGATGATTGGCGGCAACATTCCCGACAAGACTCGCGTGGTCTCGGTGCAGATCTACGATCACGTCGAAGCCATGGAATATGCCCAGGCCCATTGGCTGGCCGGGTCGATGCTGGTGTTCTCGTTTGCGGTGTTGCTGGCGCTTTACTCCAGCCGAAAAACCAAAGCGGTCTGGAGCTGATCGATGATTCATGCGCGTTTGAAACTGAATTACTCGGGATTCTCTCTGGATGTAGATCTGCAACTGCCCGGTCGCGGCGTGACGGCGCTTTACGGCCATTCCGGTTCGGGCAAAACCACCTGCCTGCGCTGCATCGCCGGTCTGGAACAGGCCGAGCAAGGTTTTATCCAGGTCAATGACGAAGTCTGGCAGGACAGCGACAAACGGATTTTCGTCCCGCCGTATAAACGCGCTTTAGGTTACGTCTTCCAGGAAGCCAGCCTGTTCCCGCATTTATCGGTGCGGGCCAATCTGGAGTTCGGTCTCAGACGTATTCCCCACTCACAGCGCCGGGTCGACATGGTCCATGCCACGGAGTTGCTGGGGATCGCCCATTTGCTCGATCGTGATCCGCAGAACCTTTCTGGCGGTGAGCGCCAGCGGATCGGCATCGCTCGTGCCCTGCTCACCAGCCCGAAATTGTTGCTGATGGACGAACCGCTGGCGGCACTCGATACTCAGCGTAAAAACGAAATCCTGCCTTACCTGCAACGGCTGCACGATGAGCTGGACATTCCCGTGCTGTACGTCAGCCATTCCCAGGATGAAGTCGCGCGGCTCGCCGATCACCTCGTACTGCTCGGCAACGGCAAGGCCCTGGCCAGCGGCCCCATCGGAGAAACCCTGGCCCGGCTCGATCTGCCGCTGGCGCTGGGCGATGACGCCGGCGTGGTGATCGAAGGGCACGTCAGCGCCTACGACGCTGATTATCAATTGTTGACCCTGCAACTGCCCAACACGGACCTGAGCATTCGGGTCGCCCATTCGCCGATGGCCGAAGGTCAGGCATTGCGCTGCAAGGTCCAGGCGCGGGATATCAGCCTGAGTCTGCAAGGCGTCGAGCAAAGCAGCATTCTCAACCGCCTGCCGGTCACGGTGATCAGTGAAATCGGCGCCGATAACGCCGCTCACGTACTGATCCGCCTGAACGCGGCCGGCACGCCGCTGTTGGCGCGGATCACACGCTATTCCCGGGATCAATTGGGCGTGCACCCTGGACAGCAACTCTGGGCGCAGATCAAAGCGGTGGCGGTGCTGGCCTAAAATCTGTCGACACTCTCCAGGCATTCTCCAGGCACCCCGGCATCGGCGCGCGGTCAATGGCTTAACGCCCCATGATTCGTCGCCCGGGATTGCCTGCCATGCCAGATACCGCGTTGCCCGATGTTCTGCCGCCCGATCTGCATTACGTCGATGACAGCCAGCCCGGCATCACCCGCAAGCTCCTGCGCGGCAAGTTTTGCTACTTCGACCCGGCGGGTCAGCATATTAGCGATCCGGATGAAATCAAACGCATCAACGCACTTGCGGTACCGCCTGCCTACACCGACGTGTGGATTTGCCCAGACCCGCGCGGTCATCTGCAAGCCACCGGCCGCGACGCTCGTGGCCGCAAGCAATACCGTTATCACCCACGCTGGCGAGAAGTGCGCGACGCCAATAAATACTCGCGCCTGCGGGAATTCGGCTTGGCGCTGCCAAAACTGCGCAAAAAACTCGAAGTGCTGCTGGCCGCACCCGGTTTCAGCCGCGACAAGGTCATGGCCACGGTGATTACCTTGCTCGATGCGACGCTCATTCGGGTCGGCAACACTCAATACGCCCGGGACAATCGCTCCTACGGCCTGACGACTCTGCGCAGCCGTCATGTCGAGGTCAATGGCAGCGCGATCTTGTTTCAGTTTCGCGGCAAGAGCGGTATCGAGCACCAGATCACCCTAAAAGACCGGCGCCTGGCACGGATCATCAAGCGCTGCCTGGAACTCCCCGGGCAAAACCTCTTTCAATATCTGGACGAAAACGGCGAGCGGCACACCGTCAGTTCCTCCGACGTGAACGCCTACTTGCAGACGTTGACTGGCGCCGATTTCACCGCCAAGGATTACCGCACCTGGGCCGGCAGCGCGCTGGCCCTGGCGGTGCTGCGCGAGCTGCAGTGGGAATCGGAAGCCGATGCAAAGCGGCATGTGGTGGAAATGGTCAAGAATGTCGCTCGACAATTGGGTAATACTCCGGCGATTTGCCGCAAGTGCTATATCCACCCTGCGGTCGTCGATGGCTTCATGCAGGGCGCATTGTCCGAACTGCCGCGATCGAGAGGGCGCAAAAGACTCAGGGCTGAAGAAGTCGCGCTGGCTGTGCTTCTGGAGAAACTCATCGAGACGGCCGAAATACCGTGAGACCTCTTCGAGGTGGACTAAACCGACGAACTGACCTGCCCATTCTGTGCACGATCGCAAAGGGCTTCTATGCTTGATCTGAATACGAATAGCTTCGGTGACGCCATGGAAGACATTTTCGTTGTGAAACGCTGCAACAAGATCATTATTCATGGCCGCCGGGCCGGAGAACCCGATCACCCACCACCCGACGCTGCCATCTGGTATCGCATCACCGATACCCGCACTCGCGGCTTCATCGGTGACGGCTTCGATCTTGAAGAGGACGCCGCGCGCGAATGTCGGCGGCTTAACGCGGTCAGCTCACCGAAGTCCCGGCAGGCCTGAAGCCGGTTGCTGTCATTTTGGGCGCCCCGCAGAATTCGGAATGACTGCCCCAATCCTGGCGCTTCTAACTATTGGACGAGTTCATCCCTGCCAGTCGTCCGAGTAGTGCTGATGCCGCCTCGATCTGTTCCGATGCAACCCATTCGGTTGCATCTTGTGCGACAGTGCGAACCGACGTAACTGCGTGGCCCAAGAGCTGACGCCCCGAATCTGTGAGTGTTGCGTAGCCCACTCGTGCATCCCTCGGGTCAGGCTGTCGTGATACCAGGCCCAATTTTTCCAGGGGAAGCAAACTGCGAGTGACACCTGAGGCGGTCAAGCCCAGCCGCTCAGCCAAGTCCACTCGACGCAGCCTGCCACCCGGCGCGCGCTCAAGGTAATAAAGGGTCATGAAATCGGCAAAACTGAGCCCGTGCAAGCCGGACAACACGTTATCAAGGCGCCGCGTCAAATTGGCATAGGCGCGCGACAATCTGATGCAAAACTCAAGACCTGCGTCCGCACTGCCATTGTTTTCATCTGTATTCACGACGGTGCTCATTCTTGCAGTGCTCGCACAAGGTGCGAGTCCGACAGTTCACTGTCGGTCGGATGCTCAAAGCAGGACTCCATTGCCTCAAACATCCCCGGTGTCACATCGAACGAATAGGTTTCCCCCTTCTCCGAGTTCCTGCGAAGCACACGTTGTCTGCGAATTGGCAATGGCGCATCGACAAAGTGGAAAAGCGCCACATGCCCCGCTTGTTCAACCTTCGACTTGATCGAATCCCGATCCGTTTTTCGAAGCAAGCCAAGCTCCAGAATGACATCTGTTCCGGTGCCAAGAATTTGTTTTGCTACTGACCAGACCTGGGCCTGGCATCTGGCCACGCGGGGCATGACCCACGACATGTCCATTCGTTCAGGCACGTCAGCCCCGAACATCGCCTGCATCCACTCGTCAATGGCGAAGCGAACACCGTTGACCTCTGTGGCAAGTGTGCGGGCAAAGGTTGATTTTCCTGCAGCAATCGGTCCGTAAATGAGGTGAGCGGTTCGCTGATCGTTATTCATGGTGGCTTCTGATTGATGATCAATGCTTGAGTACACAACCATAGCACATGCATCTTGCAATAAAACCCTCAAGATTGATGTTCAGTGTTCAACTGGAAGACGAGATGTTCCACCGTTACGGCTGTCCGAAAAAACCTTGCGCACGATTCTTGCGAATTCAGCGGGCTTCTTATCTGGGTCTATACTCAAAGGAGCTGAAGGATCAGCGACCCATCGGCAGAAAGCTCGCTCCTCGCGGGCTTTTTGTTGCCCTTTACCCGATTTCTTTGAACGGAGGTGTATGTCATGTCCGAGAAAGAGTCCATCACCACCCTGCTTACCCTGCTTGACTCCCGTCAGGCGCGCCTTGCCGCCGCGTGCAAGGAAATCGCCGACTGGGTTGATAATCAAGGGGGACATCCGACAGCCCTCAGGATTCGCGATCGTCTGAACGACATCGAGAAAGATACGCCGCAGATTCGCAGCGCGCTGTCTTCGCTCAAACCTGTCGAGCCGCCGCTGCCTCGCTTCAGATGAGCCGAGCAAAGTATTCAAACCAGGGACAGAGCCCGAGTCAGGACGCCTGATCGGTGACATTATCGTCACCAGGCTTATACCTGTCTGCTTGTCATGCGCTACACACCAACCCGGCCAGGTTTGCCGGGTTTTTATGTTTGTGTGTTTCTGACATTTCACACCGCGTTCACAACTACCCCCCTACAGTGCATCTACTCCTTTTCAAGAATGCCCATTGGCCCGCCCGCATGCGGGCCTTTTTTTGCCTGCCATATAGCGAACGAACGCCCTCGTCCGCCTGTCGAACGATTACACGTCACGAAGGAGATGCATCGTGGTCACTCACTTCAAAGTCGGCGGGCACCTGGCCTGCGGGCACAAAGGCAGCAACCTGACTTCAAGCCGCATACTGACCCGGGTGAAATGCAGAAGCTGCCGCAACACCGATGCGTTCAAAGAAGCACGCAAAGCCGAACGCAACGCTGCACGTCGCGTTGCACGCAAGGCCAAAGTCGCCCACACCGTCACTGACTGGCGCGCAGCCTGGACCCAGCGGCTGATCGAAATGCCTGGCTTGCAAAGACTGCCGCGTGGTTTCACCGGCCAGCCATTCGTGTAGCTGACTCCTTGCTACCCCCCGGGGCGCTATGGGAGAGGAAATATCGATGAACAGACTTCTTCTGCTTCTGATCGTCAGCCTGTGCCCACGTGGGCGATGGCACAAGGGTGCGATGTCAAAACCCGATCCCAAAGCGCTTCAGTGCCGGTGATCGAAACCCACTCCTGCTATGAATACGAAGGCATGCCAGTGGACGCTATTGATTGGTCCTGCAGCAACGAAAGCAAGGAAATGCTGACCAGCACCAAGACCAAAGTTGCGCAGTGCGGTGATCGCTATCGGGCCACCTGCCTGGGTACATTGACGCCAGAGGCGCTGGCCAACCCTCAATCCATCAGCAAAGACAAGAACAGCAAACCGCTGAACATTCCCGACAATGCCCAGGTCATCACGTATTACTACAGCATCGAGAACCTGCCGCAGGCCAGGATCGATTGCGAAACTGGGGGGGGGGAAATGGACGGAGAAGTAGCGGCGCTACATATGAACGATTGCGTGTGGACTCCTTCAACACCTATCGATCAAAAATAGCGGAGCAGAAACGAACAAGGGTTTGCATTAGCTTTCGCCAGCAAACCCTTGATTTTAAATGGTGCCCGAAGCCGGGGTCGAACATACCGCCTACAGACCGCTATTTTACCGGATTTATCTATTATTAATCTCAGTATGTATACCTAAACGTATACCTAAAACGGGAAGTACCCTTATCTTCTCCGCCTCCAGCAGGGAACCTATCATGCCGACGCCCTCCCTCCCGTTTTGCCGTCTCCGGGTGACGCTTGTGATCATCATTACTCTCCCCGTTTTGGGATGGAAGAGATGGAAAAATAGTTTGGGCGTGGGGGCGCCGATACTGCGAACGCTAATACTTTTGACGCAGCACCTCCAGCATTCCCCCAAATTCGTCCAAGACGGCGATTTCCTAAAAAACTACGAATTAATGATCGAAACGGGCAGGGATCGGTCCTTCGGGCGAGGACTCCAGACTTTTGACCGCCCCCTACCCAATGGCTTTATCGAGCAGCACCAACTGCCCTAGTTGCGTTGCCCGATGGCGAGTTACGGATAAACAACCAATCAGGCACGCCCTGCCGTATGCAACCCTGCGCCGGGTCTCGAATTACCCGCTAGGGGCGATTACAATCCGTCGTCGGAGTCCGCATTGATTATTGACTGAGAACGGCCAGAAGCAGGCATCCAGGTCAGCCAACTAACTGGAAGCTGCCGTAGGAATCCATTGTTATGAGCAGCCCTTACGTATAAAGGATCAATCGCGGCGGAACTCACGCAAAACCCCGTTGAGTTCTCGGTTTGCCACTCTACACGCCAGTGAGCAACCGTAAGCGCTCGCCGTCTCGAAACCTATATGAATTGGGAGATAGAGAAAGACCTACTGTGCTAGCACTCTCTCAAATCAGCCACAAGCTGGTATTGGTCGATAGCTGTTCGAAGCATTTCTCGTACCAATTGTTCCATAAAGCTGTTAACCGTTTGAAGATCAATCAATTCCGGCGCATCGATTCTAATATCGTAAATATTGCCATGCGCTATGCTGCTGCGCAGTGCATATAGTTTTTCCCATAATTTTTTGATGCCAAGAGGTTTAAAAAATTTTGTGTTTTGGGTGTCAAAACCAATGTAATTACATAAAAGCTCAGTTTTTCTCTGAAGTTGTTTTTGTATAGACAAAGCTGCTCCACTGGCATCCTGCCTAGTCAACAAACATTCTAGAACAGCGAAGTAGGAGAGCGTTCTTAGCTCCGAAAAAAATGGCAAAGTATCAATATCATGATAGATAGTTATGGCCCGATTGATTCGACGATCAACCGGCTTGGAATTGTCATTTATTTTAACGTAATAACCTCGCAACTCCTGAAGTTCATTCAATGGAATCGAAATTGAGCCTTTGTGAGTGAAATCCTGTAGCAAATCCAGTTCGTAACTGTTAAATCCCTGGTGCATAGATACTGCTTTCTTGTTCGAGTCTTTAGCGTAGCCTGCGTGACCACCAACCCTGAACTGAAACCTGGTTAATTTGCCAGCCATATTTATGGATTGAATATTTCTATTATACTCTGTTGTTTCAACCACCAATAGTTGAGAACTTTCAGGCGGCACGTATCTATTGTGAAAACTCCCTGGCGTTGTTTCCACTTTTTTCACTTCCGAGCCATGATCGACAATGAAAGTTGAAAATTGACCTGCAGCTTTCAAGAGGAACTTATAGTGCTCTGCTTCGAAATGTGTTGCCCGCCTAATTACTGCACTCTCGCTTATTTCGAACGGCAACAAGTCATCAGCAATTTGTAGGTTATTTAGAACGATTGCAAACCCCGTATCATTCATTGAATTTGACCTTCTGTGTATAGATCTTGGAATAGGCCGAAGCCAAATTTTGCGCAGAATGACGTAACTGTACTCAATTTTGAATCTGCTGCGTGTCGTAGCTTCGCGACAGTCAGCAATCGGCCAATAGCAGACGCTGACAACGCGATAGCTGGGGCACTATGGGGAGGCGACTGAAAACGGTGATGCTGGCGCTACTCAACGCCAATGCCGAGAGCGGGTGACCAAGCAACCCAGCGAGAGGGCTATGGCGTAAGGTTAGTCGAGGGAGGGGCATGGTCTGATCTTCCAATCCAGGGTGGTTACCCCACGAAACTATGGTTTTTTGGAATTACACTAAGTCTTGAGCTAACGCAAATATCAATAATCTGGTTACCGTCCCCCTTGAACAAGCTAGGTATTCTATCTCGCCCGTAAGGAGCTGAATCCCCGCAGCTCCTGCGTGCTGACTGCCTCTTAGGAGTATACTGAGATACTCCCCAAGTTTTTGAACTGACGCATATCAAATTCTTTATCTTTGAGACACCTTTCTAGGGTATCGAAGGACTCTGCCAAACGTTTAGAGTTAGTAATTATTGAGTTGTTTTCTTGGTCTAATGCCTCGTAAATCATCCTGGCAACATTTATAGGTGTGTTTCGCCGAGAAAAATATATTGCCAACATGCCGAAGCATGCAGCATAAAGCGGGTTCACTGGCCACATATGGGATATGATGGTTTGATTGCCAGCAGCTAATGAAGCAGC
The window above is part of the Pseudomonas sp. B21-048 genome. Proteins encoded here:
- a CDS encoding MDR family oxidoreductase; this translates as MFKGILIDKDDSGYRATLQEINDDQLPEGDVTVRVAYSTLNFKDGLAITGSSPVVRKFPMVPGIDLAGTVEVSGHPDYKVGDQVLLNGWGAGEGHWGGLAQKARLNGDWLIPLPKAFTAAQAMAIGTAGYTAMLSILALEHNGVNPGQGEVLVTGANGGVGSFAVALLSKLGYSVVASTGRTSEHEYLKQLGASEIIDRATLSEPGKPLAKERWAAVIDSVGSHTLANACASTRANGTVAACGLAQGMDFPASVAPFILRGVTLAGINSVTQPKAKRILAWNRLAKDLDFALLPLISHEIGLSEAIDAAQRLLAGQLRGRVVVDVNR
- the modB gene encoding molybdate ABC transporter permease subunit produces the protein MTLSSADYSAIWLTLKLASLTTMILLVIGTPIALWLSRTRSWLRGPIGAIVALPLVLPPTVIGFYLLLALGPNGWIGQFTQSLGLGTLTFSFAGLVIGSVLYSMPFVVQPLQNAFSAIGTRPLEVAATLRANPLDTFFSVIVPLARPGFITAAILGFAHTVGEFGVVLMIGGNIPDKTRVVSVQIYDHVEAMEYAQAHWLAGSMLVFSFAVLLALYSSRKTKAVWS
- a CDS encoding GyrI-like domain-containing protein, whose product is MDVKLREVLPFSVSGLQVRTLNVAEQQPDTARIGPMWERFFVEDVFDKIAHKQPDSFMYGVYSNYESDASGQFDVTAGAAVTASSENFAQIQVEGGDYLVFSAKGPMPDSVIQTWGLVWAYFEDNPQVRRKFATDFEVYTGPESVAVYIGIQDSAAFSRSSN
- a CDS encoding nitronate monooxygenase family protein codes for the protein MNQWPDTRMLDLLGIELPIIQAPMAGATTSAMVIAVSNAGGLGSMPAAMLSIEQLREELKTIRQHTQRPFSVNFFCHQPPPPDEQRARDWKNLLEPYYRELGVDFDAPTPVSNRAPFDNAACEVLEEFRPEVVSFHFGLPEKSLLDRVKATGAKILSSATTVEEAIWLEQHGCDAIIAMGYEAGGHRGMFLSDDLSSQVGTFALVPQIVDAVNVPVIAAGGIGDARGVAAAFLLGASAVQVGTAYLFTPEAKVSASHRKALRTAKESETAVTNIFTGRPARGILNRVMRELGPMSAKAPAFPLAGGALMPLRAKGEADFSSLWAGQAFTLGVEMTSAELTRRLAEEGLAKLVRQQERSL
- the modA gene encoding molybdate ABC transporter substrate-binding protein, with translation MIIRASRFAPACLFTVFAFGSAQADEVQVAVAANFTAPIQAIAADFEKDTGHKLVTSFGATGQFYTQIKNGAPFEVFLSADDATPQKLEAEGDTVKGSRFTYAIGTLALWSTKDGYVDAKGKVLSDNQYQHLSIANPKAAPYGLAATQVLARQGLTDKVKDKIVEGQNITQAYQFVSTGNAELGFVALSQIYKDGKVTSGSAWIVPADMHDPIKQDAVILNKGKDNPAAKALVDYLKGPKAAAVIKSYGYQL
- the ada gene encoding bifunctional DNA-binding transcriptional regulator/O6-methylguanine-DNA methyltransferase Ada — translated: MTTHSKNIATENDPRWAAVVARDPRADGHFVYAVKTTGIYCRPSSLARLPKPQNVEFFDTAEQAQAAGYRPSKRAAKDQSDVAAQHATTVAAACRHIESAETLPALNELADAAGLSSFHFHRVFKAITGLTPKGYATAHRSRKVRERLADGGTVTDALYDAGFNSNSRFYEAADQVLGMTPSDYRAAGQNNDIHFAVGQCSLGAILVAQSERGVCAILLGDDPHQLVCDLQDKFRRANLIGADHEFEQLIAKVVGFIEAPALGLDLPLDVRGTAFQERVWQALRDIPLGSTASYADIAQRIGAPKAVRAVAQACGANSLAVAIPCHRVVRSDGNLSGYRWGVERKRQLLERENAAES
- the modC gene encoding molybdenum ABC transporter ATP-binding protein yields the protein MIHARLKLNYSGFSLDVDLQLPGRGVTALYGHSGSGKTTCLRCIAGLEQAEQGFIQVNDEVWQDSDKRIFVPPYKRALGYVFQEASLFPHLSVRANLEFGLRRIPHSQRRVDMVHATELLGIAHLLDRDPQNLSGGERQRIGIARALLTSPKLLLMDEPLAALDTQRKNEILPYLQRLHDELDIPVLYVSHSQDEVARLADHLVLLGNGKALASGPIGETLARLDLPLALGDDAGVVIEGHVSAYDADYQLLTLQLPNTDLSIRVAHSPMAEGQALRCKVQARDISLSLQGVEQSSILNRLPVTVISEIGADNAAHVLIRLNAAGTPLLARITRYSRDQLGVHPGQQLWAQIKAVAVLA